Proteins from a genomic interval of Pectinophora gossypiella chromosome 4, ilPecGoss1.1, whole genome shotgun sequence:
- the LOC126366419 gene encoding uncharacterized protein LOC126366419 — protein sequence MAKTEGEFRLYQSFLTNLERASGLSWFAYAPPAERSLKLAILGLPMDTNPTDLEEELRNRGFFPEYVRRLDPESRAKWEAKMSESGNELPQYKQLETFLEARFRSLEYKISEKSQMHTITKTSNSTTTTAITCLFCSDKHKLTNCKSFMKENVECRRQFAQTQRLCFNCLSPEHSVYMCTMSTSCRLCKKRHHTLLHPKTLQPSKSEPPEGKKVAAVVTDMPASFMENEESETEDVETHEVVTTCFASSRSTVLLATALVSAKALSHTSSSANVLRALIDQGSQASFITEAAAQLLGLRKSKESVKVSGLGGSRALESKSSVKIQIASRADPSFLLTVKAHVLSKLTTLLPSNKVTVSYDQMQVLPTLELADPSYNCPGAIDLLLGAEVHSQIIMEGLVQGANGNFIAQKTRFGWMLSGLVEDTSSHENQHFKCHTTMINCFEEDGLLKKFWELESEPVLSKKLLTREEQACEELFAETTRRDETGRYVVKLPFKHENPASKHSGSYDIARRRLFALEKRLSSNPVLKVEYSNVINEYLTMKHMEVCTDNNKPDAVYLPHHAVIREDKSTTKVRVVFDASCKGFNGASLNGDLMIGPTLQPELRHLVMRWRCYPISLVADIAKMYRQVAVAYEDTDFQRILWRENPEEEIQHLKLLRVTFGTASAPYLAVRALQQVAHDEGAEFPLAKDRVLADFYVDDFMSGCHSVAEGVQVFEQTTELLSRAGFPLQKWASNNKELLQAISSKGQDELNQNLELKIDDIMKVLGLTWDKETDEFRFKVNLPSLSEAPITKRKVISDIAKLFDPLGWLAPTITKAKIFIQRLWLSGIGWDGQLPAELLQEWLSFREDLVNLEAFVIPRWISCKKDDQRLELHGFSDASNVAYAAVVYVRVVNKDGMVHVNLLTSKTRVAPIKQVSIPRLELCGADLLAKLLTEVANVLNVSKENIHAWSDSTIVLAWLSSHPSRWKTFVANRVSNILTTMDGNQWSHIASEQNPADCASRGLQPAECARNKLWRHGPASLWNSHIDYNKKDIKDTNLEERKTKLKSHVTVDTQIDDGEDLMRRFSSLTKLTRVLSLCRRVMRWKTSEIKETERLDHGLTAKEINKTLLTCIRMCQKKHFQREIEGLQKFGRVDKKSKLSSLNPYLDDEQALRKLPDSLLNSLMSKARVLLLRLQIGLLQMEHLGTSYLLILQILEDCGKLRLSP from the exons ATGGCGAAAACCGAGGGGGAGTTCAGGCTCTACCAGAGTTTCCTTACCAACCTGGAGAGAGCCTCTGGACTCTCCTGGTTTGCCTATGCACCCCCGGCGGAACGCTCGCTTAAGCTGGCGATTCTCGGCTTGCCCATGGACACCAATCCCACCGACCTGGAGGAGGAGCTACGCAACCGCGGCTTCTTCCCGGAGTACGTCCGA AGACTTGATCCCGAGTCTAGGGCAAAATGGGAGGCCAAAATGTCCGAGTCTGGAAATGAATTGCCACAATACAAACAACTCGAAACCTTTCTTGAAGCCAGGTTTCGATCGTTAGAGTACAAGATATCGGAGAAGAGTCAAATGCATACCATCACAAAAACATCAAACTCAACCACAACTACCGCTATCACGTGTTTATTCTGTTCAGATAAACACAAATTGACCAATTGCAAGAGCTTCATGAAGGAAAATGTCGAATGTAGAAGACAATTTGCGCAGACACAAcgtttgtgttttaattgtctCAGTCCTGAGCATTCAGTGTACATGTGTACGATGTCAACCTCTTGCCGCTTATGCAAAAAACGACACCACACCTTATTACATCCCAAAACACTACAACCAAGCAAATCGGAGCCTCCTGAAGGTAAAAAGGTTGCTGCTGTTGTTACTGACATGCCAGCCTCATTCATGGAGAATGAAGAATCCGAAACGGAAGATGTTGAAACACATGAAGTAGTGACCACGTGCTTTGCTAGTTCACGTAGTACTGTCCTCCTAGCTACTGCTTTAGTTAGTGCCAAGGCACTTTCACACACGAGCAGTTCGGCTAACGTCCTGAGAGCTCTTATAGACCAGGGTTCTCAGGCGTCGTTTATTACGGAAGCAGCGGCTCAGTTACTGGGTCTGCGAAAAAGTAAAGAATCTGTTAAAGTTTCAGGGTTGGGAGGTTCAAGGGCTTTAGAGTCGAAATCATCAGTAAAAATTCAAATCGCTTCTAGAGCTGACCCTTCTTTCCTTTTGACAGTCAAGGCGCATGTTCTAAGCAAACTTACCACGTTGTTGCCAAGTAACAAAGTCACAGTCAGTTATGACCAAATGCAGGTATTGCCTACTCTTGAGCTAGCTGATCCATCATATAACTGTCCCGGCGCAATTGATTTGCTGCTGGGTGCAGAGGTCCACAGTCAAATTATTATGGAAGGTTTGGTTCAAGGTGCTAACGGAAATTTCATCGCCCAAAAAACTAGATTTGGTTGGATGTTATCCGGACTGGTGGAAGACACATCCTCTCATGAGAATCAGCATTTCAAATGTCATACAACTATGATCAATTGTTTTGAAGAGGACGGGTTATTAAAGAAATTCTGGGAGTTAGAATCAGAACCTGTGTTGTCGAAGAAACTGTTGACTCGGGAAGAACAGGCTTGTGAAGAGTTATTTGCCGAAACAACCAGGAGAGATGAAACTGGAAGATATGTAGTAAAACTTCCATTTAAACATGAAAATCCCGCATCAAAACACAGTGGGTCGTATGACATAGCGCGTAGACGGCTTTTCGCGCTAGAAAAGCGATTGTCAAGCAACCCTGTGCTCAAAGTAGAATACTCTAACGTAATCAACGAGTATCTAACTATGAAGCACATGGAGGTCTGTACAGACAACAACAAACCAGACGCGGTGTATCTTCCTCACCACGCCGTGATTCGCGAGGACAAGAGTACTACAAAGGTGCGTGTGGTATTCGACGCTTCCTGCAAAGGATTCAACGGAGCCTCCTTAAATGGCGATCTCATGATCGGTCCAACATTACAGCCAGAGTTACGACATTTAGTGATGAGATGGCGATGCTATCCCATCTCGCTAGTCGCTGACATCGCCAAAATGTACCGACAGGTCGCTGTGGCGTATGAAGATACTGATTTTCAACGCATTCTTTGGCGTGAGAACCCGGAAGAAGAGATACAGCACTTAAAATTGTTACGTGTCACTTTTGGAACAGCATCAGCACCTTATCTGGCTGTTCGTGCTTTGCAACAAGTGGCACACGATGAAGGTGCTGAGTTTCCACTGGCAAAAGATAGAGTGCTCGCTGATTTTTACGTAGACGATTTCATGAGTGGCTGTCATTCCGTCGCGGAAGGTGTTCAAGTCTTCGAGCAAACAACTGAGTTGCTCAGCCGTGCTGGATTTCCTTTGCAAAAGTGGGCAAGTAACAACAAGGAGTTACTTCAAGCAATTAGTAGCAAAGGTCAAGATGAACTTAATCAAAATTTAGAGCTCAAAATTGACGACATCATGAAGGTTCTTGGTCTTACGTGGGATAAAGAAACTGATGAATTTAGATTCAAAGTTAACTTACCTTCGTTATCAGAGGCTCCCATAACAAAAAGAAAGGTGATATCAGATATAGCCAAACTGTTTGATCCCTTGGGATGGCTAGCGCCGACAATTACAAAAGCCAAAATTTTCATACAAAGGCTGTGGCTATCTGGAATTGGATGGGACGGTCAACTTCCAGCCGAGTTACTTCAGGAGTGGTTGAGCTTTAGAGAGGATTTGGTGAATCTTGAAGCATTCGTAATCCCTCGTTGGATAAGTTGCAAAAAAGATGATCAACGGCTCGAATTACACGGCTTCTCGGACGCTTCTAATGTAGCATACGCAGCCGTCGTATATGTCAGAGTTGTTAATAAAGATGGCATGGTTCATGTCAACTTACTTACTTCCAAAACACGTGTGGCACCTATTAAACAAGTGTCAATCCCACGATTGGAATTATGTGGTGCTGATTTATTAGCCAAACTTCTGACTGAAGTGGCTAATGTTTTAAATGTTTCCAAAGAAAACATACACGCGTGGTCTGATTCTACTATTGTTTTAGCGTGGCTCAGTAGCCACCCAAGCAGGTGGAAGACCTTTGTCGCGAATAGGGTTTCCAATATCCTCACTACCATGGATGGAAATCAGTGGTCGCACATCGCTAGCGAGCAAAACCCTGCAGACTGTGCATCCAGAGGGCTCCAGCCCGCGGAATGTGCTCGTAACAAACTGTGGCGCCACGGACCTGCATCTTTATGGAATTCACACATAGATTATAATAAGAAAGATATTAAAGACACTAACCTGGAAGAAAGGAAGACAAAGTTGAAGAGTCACGTGACGGTAGATACCCAAATAGATGATGGTGAAGACTTGATGAGGCGTTTTTCCTCATTGACAAAACTTACCCGCGTACTGTCGCTCTGCCGAAGAGTCATGCGCTGGAAGACATCTGAAATAAAAGAAACTGAAAGATTAGACCATGGGTTAACagctaaagaaataaataaaacgttacTTACCTGTATAAGGATGTGCCAAAAGAAACACTTTCAAAGGGAGATTGAAGGTCTTCAAAAATTTGGTAGAGTTGATAAGAAGAGTAAGCTCTCTTCATTAAACCCCTACTTAGATGACGAACAAGCATTGAGA AAGCTGCCCGACAGCTTGCTGAACTCTTTGATGTCGAAAGCTCGAGTGTTGCTGTTGAGATTGCAGATTGGTTTGCTACAAATGGAACATCTTGGCACTTCATACCTCCTCATTCTCCAAATTTTGGAGGACTGTGGGAAGCTGCGGTTAAGTCCATAA